A stretch of Flavobacteriales bacterium DNA encodes these proteins:
- the ccoS gene encoding cbb3-type cytochrome oxidase assembly protein CcoS yields the protein MEIIFLLIGFSLCVAIFFLVAFIWAIRTDQYEDEYGDSIRLLHDDTTPPDNQHTS from the coding sequence ATGGAGATAATATTCCTTTTGATCGGATTCAGCCTATGTGTGGCCATTTTCTTTTTAGTGGCTTTCATCTGGGCTATCCGTACGGATCAGTACGAGGATGAATATGGCGACTCGATCCGCTTGCTGCATGATGATACTACTCCTCCAGATAAT